Proteins from a single region of Psychrobacter cryohalolentis K5:
- the panC gene encoding pantoate--beta-alanine ligase has product MPTIHYHISDLRVALRPYRTAQRIALVPTMGNLHDGHLELVKIAKQHADIVVVSIFVNPTQFGVGEDFDSYPRTLDEDVAKLAMVGADYVFAPTIDEMYPVLPPPTTILAGTITEQLCGKTRPNHFDGVGIVVSKLFNIVQPNIAVFGQKDYQQLAIIKQLVRDLSYSIDIIGAPIIRATDGLALSSRNQYLSESERQTAPILQQELQYSAKQISDNKQPLEVLLTAAHERITSAGFIIDYLEVKTTELTAVDDESINNHQDLVILVAAWLGRARLLDNRLVTINKV; this is encoded by the coding sequence ATGCCGACGATTCATTACCATATCTCAGACTTACGCGTTGCTCTACGGCCTTACCGAACAGCGCAGCGCATTGCCTTAGTACCTACAATGGGTAATCTACACGATGGTCATCTGGAGCTGGTAAAAATTGCCAAACAGCATGCAGATATCGTGGTGGTTAGTATTTTCGTCAATCCAACGCAGTTTGGGGTTGGTGAAGACTTTGATAGCTACCCTCGTACCTTAGATGAAGATGTAGCAAAGCTTGCCATGGTTGGCGCTGACTATGTTTTTGCTCCTACTATTGATGAGATGTATCCGGTACTACCGCCGCCGACCACTATTCTCGCTGGGACTATTACTGAGCAACTATGTGGCAAAACTCGCCCCAATCATTTCGATGGTGTCGGTATTGTTGTCTCTAAGCTCTTCAATATCGTGCAACCTAACATAGCCGTATTTGGGCAAAAAGATTATCAGCAATTAGCCATTATTAAGCAGTTGGTTCGTGATTTGAGCTATTCAATCGATATTATTGGCGCGCCTATTATTCGTGCTACTGATGGCTTAGCGTTATCATCGCGCAATCAGTATTTAAGCGAGTCTGAGCGCCAAACAGCACCTATCTTACAGCAGGAGCTGCAGTATTCAGCCAAACAGATTAGTGATAATAAACAGCCGTTAGAGGTGCTTTTGACAGCAGCTCACGAGCGTATTACTAGTGCGGGGTTTATTATTGATTATCTAGAAGTAAAAACAACTGAGCTAACGGCTGTTGATGATGAGAGTATCAATAACCATCAAGACTTGGTTATTTTAGTGGCTGCATGGCTAGGTCGTGCACGCTTGCTAGACAATCGATTGGTCACGATTAATAAAGTTTGA
- the rapZ gene encoding RNase adapter RapZ, which translates to MQANQDTHNAQSKLTDSNESTGDKLSILVVSGRSGSGKTSVLNILEDLGFYSIDNLPLSLVPEAAQKLVCDSGIKRIALGVDIRTPRADLSNFDAIHDSLKQTYGEEAVTVMYVTAQEETLVARFNATRRIHPLMVLDTKGVENNVYNLPAAIEKEIQLLQPIFKHADIKIDTSMLNIHQLKERLRDYVGVDNQIVINLLSFGFKYGSPIDADFVFDVRILPNPHWNPTLRSATGLDAEVSAFFADYPEVAEMTGDIATFLNRWLPDFLHNNRHTVTVAIGCTGGKHRSVFITKHLQDRLQNSLPEGLTVTAKHREKHRW; encoded by the coding sequence ATGCAGGCAAATCAAGACACCCATAATGCTCAATCAAAGCTAACAGATTCTAACGAATCCACTGGTGATAAACTGAGTATATTGGTAGTGTCAGGACGTTCAGGCTCAGGGAAAACCTCGGTACTAAATATCCTTGAAGATCTGGGTTTTTATTCTATTGATAATTTGCCTTTGTCTCTTGTGCCTGAAGCGGCGCAAAAGCTGGTCTGTGATAGTGGAATTAAACGCATTGCCCTTGGGGTGGATATTCGTACGCCGCGCGCAGATTTATCTAACTTTGATGCAATCCATGACAGTTTAAAGCAGACCTATGGCGAAGAGGCGGTCACAGTGATGTATGTGACGGCGCAAGAAGAGACGCTGGTTGCACGCTTTAATGCCACTCGCCGCATCCATCCGTTGATGGTGTTAGATACCAAAGGCGTAGAAAATAACGTTTATAATCTACCAGCAGCTATTGAGAAAGAAATACAGCTTTTGCAGCCGATATTTAAGCATGCCGATATTAAGATAGATACCAGTATGCTCAATATCCATCAGCTAAAAGAGCGTCTGCGTGATTATGTGGGTGTAGATAATCAAATCGTGATTAATTTGCTATCGTTTGGTTTCAAGTACGGCAGCCCTATCGATGCAGACTTCGTTTTTGATGTACGAATATTGCCCAATCCGCATTGGAATCCGACACTGCGCTCGGCAACAGGTCTTGACGCTGAAGTGAGTGCATTTTTTGCCGATTATCCAGAGGTCGCTGAGATGACGGGAGATATTGCTACATTCTTGAATCGTTGGTTACCTGATTTTTTACATAATAATCGTCATACGGTAACGGTTGCCATTGGCTGCACTGGTGGCAAGCACCGCTCGGTATTTATCACCAAACACCTGCAAGATAGATTGCAAAATAGCTTGCCAGAAGGCTTAACCGTGACGGCGAAACACCGTGAAAAGCATCGCTGGTAG
- the yjgA gene encoding ribosome biogenesis factor YjgA has translation MIDWSEQDMRVSRTELKKAHERLQQLSIPLASLSKKQLKALPASDYFMAELMALADITSANARNRQTKRVGKLMIEENRHELIKALFDAYFPKEQVSKIESWYERLNINDEGTLKQFVKQYKASEQHSMYQLLLWIEYAKHTNDEELMAESKADLASYIREVAILTNLKK, from the coding sequence ATGATTGACTGGTCAGAACAAGATATGCGCGTCTCACGCACAGAGCTCAAAAAAGCTCATGAGCGCCTACAACAGTTGTCGATACCGCTTGCCAGCTTATCGAAGAAACAACTTAAAGCTTTACCTGCCAGTGATTATTTTATGGCGGAATTAATGGCGCTTGCCGATATCACCAGCGCTAATGCGCGTAATCGTCAGACCAAGCGCGTTGGCAAGCTTATGATTGAAGAAAATCGCCATGAGCTGATAAAAGCATTATTTGATGCCTATTTTCCTAAAGAGCAAGTTTCTAAGATAGAGAGCTGGTATGAGCGTCTAAATATCAATGATGAAGGGACGCTTAAGCAGTTCGTTAAACAATATAAAGCGTCTGAGCAGCATAGTATGTATCAGCTATTGCTCTGGATTGAGTACGCTAAGCATACAAACGATGAGGAGCTAATGGCGGAGTCAAAAGCAGATTTGGCCAGTTATATCCGTGAAGTCGCTATTTTAACGAATCTAAAAAAATAG
- a CDS encoding thiol:disulfide interchange protein DsbA/DsbL: MKRIIALTGLACAIGFANMGAQAANYVAGKDYRVLDNPEKISGDAIIVREFFWYGCPHCNVLNPHMEKWAKNKDKDVAFFKTPAALNPVWEASARGFYAAQLLGFEDKTHDALFDAVHKDGKQLFDQSSLSKWYASKGVNEKKFNSLYNSFAVGTKIGRSQAGAKRYQLSGVPAVVVQGKYVVTGESATVPKVVDFLVDKVRAEKK, from the coding sequence ATGAAACGTATCATCGCATTAACTGGCTTGGCTTGCGCTATTGGATTTGCCAATATGGGTGCACAAGCTGCCAATTATGTCGCAGGAAAAGACTATCGTGTGTTAGATAATCCAGAAAAAATCAGCGGTGATGCTATCATTGTGCGTGAGTTTTTTTGGTATGGTTGCCCGCATTGTAATGTCCTTAATCCACACATGGAAAAATGGGCAAAAAACAAAGATAAAGATGTGGCATTCTTTAAAACACCCGCAGCGTTAAACCCTGTTTGGGAAGCCAGTGCCCGTGGTTTTTATGCCGCGCAATTACTGGGTTTTGAAGACAAGACCCATGACGCTTTATTTGATGCCGTACATAAAGATGGTAAGCAGTTATTTGACCAGTCTTCATTAAGCAAATGGTATGCTTCAAAAGGTGTGAACGAAAAGAAATTTAATAGCCTTTATAACTCTTTTGCTGTTGGTACCAAAATCGGTCGCTCGCAAGCAGGCGCTAAGCGTTATCAGTTATCGGGTGTGCCAGCCGTTGTCGTGCAAGGCAAGTACGTGGTAACCGGCGAAAGTGCTACCGTACCTAAAGTAGTTGATTTCCTAGTCGACAAAGTACGCGCAGAGAAAAAGTAA
- the ubiG gene encoding bifunctional 2-polyprenyl-6-hydroxyphenol methylase/3-demethylubiquinol 3-O-methyltransferase UbiG, which yields MSQALFSGQPLHTQANDSGMADDTINAINVDPSEVEKFNKLAGEWWNKTGAFATLHEINPLRLNWIEENVKRGYVSADSQKTAEMGLAGKKVLDVGCGGGILSESMARRGADVTGIDLGTENLKAASLHAEQSNLQDTLRYQHIPVEALAATHAGQFDVVTCMEMLEHVPDPAAIVDACFKLLAPGGVCVLSTINRNPKSYLFAIVGAEYVLRLLDRGTHDYAKFITPAELDKMAIDAEFARQDIIGLHYNPLTKRYWLAQNVDVNYMIAVQKPLA from the coding sequence ATGAGCCAAGCTTTATTTTCTGGGCAGCCTTTGCACACTCAAGCAAATGATAGTGGCATGGCTGACGATACCATAAACGCTATCAATGTCGATCCAAGCGAAGTTGAAAAATTTAATAAATTGGCGGGTGAGTGGTGGAATAAAACCGGTGCCTTTGCTACCTTACACGAAATCAATCCGCTGCGTCTAAACTGGATAGAGGAAAATGTGAAGCGTGGCTACGTGAGTGCTGATAGTCAAAAAACGGCAGAGATGGGCTTGGCGGGTAAAAAGGTTCTTGATGTCGGTTGTGGCGGTGGTATCTTATCAGAATCGATGGCACGTCGCGGCGCAGATGTGACAGGTATCGACCTTGGGACAGAAAATCTCAAAGCAGCAAGCCTCCATGCTGAACAAAGCAACTTACAAGATACCTTGCGCTATCAGCATATTCCGGTTGAAGCTTTAGCGGCTACCCATGCTGGTCAGTTTGATGTGGTTACCTGTATGGAGATGCTAGAGCATGTACCAGATCCAGCCGCTATTGTAGATGCTTGTTTTAAGCTGTTGGCGCCAGGCGGCGTATGTGTACTATCAACGATTAACCGTAATCCAAAATCTTATTTGTTTGCTATCGTGGGTGCAGAGTACGTATTGCGCTTGCTTGATCGCGGTACGCATGATTATGCCAAGTTTATTACGCCAGCTGAGCTCGATAAAATGGCAATTGATGCAGAGTTTGCGCGCCAAGATATTATTGGACTGCACTATAATCCATTGACCAAGCGTTACTGGCTAGCTCAAAACGTCGATGTCAACTATATGATAGCAGTACAGAAACCTCTCGCTTAA
- a CDS encoding HAD family hydrolase, whose translation MSQFVKAVLFDLDGTLIDTAADFVRIIGKMSQENGWQAPSETEIREQVSAGASAMVQLMLRHNEQTDFSEETLLEFRQQFLDDYEADICVDSHVFDTLEDVLSALEEKGVPWGIVTNKPRYLSELLLEKMQLDTRCAVLVCPDDVSRPKPDPEPMYAALEKLGIPRGAAASVIYVGDHIRDIEAGNAAGMPTILAAYGYIPPEDQNNLKKWGADYITETPEQLSKLLLSSGKFDYL comes from the coding sequence ATGAGCCAATTTGTAAAAGCGGTCTTATTTGACCTAGATGGGACATTGATAGATACTGCTGCCGATTTTGTACGTATTATTGGCAAAATGAGCCAAGAAAACGGCTGGCAAGCGCCGTCTGAGACAGAGATTCGTGAGCAAGTATCGGCAGGTGCTTCAGCGATGGTGCAGCTTATGCTACGTCATAATGAGCAAACAGACTTTAGCGAAGAGACGTTACTTGAGTTTCGTCAGCAGTTTTTAGACGATTATGAAGCGGATATTTGTGTGGATAGTCATGTTTTTGACACGCTTGAGGACGTTTTAAGTGCCCTTGAAGAAAAAGGTGTACCGTGGGGTATAGTGACCAATAAACCGCGCTATTTGTCAGAGCTGTTATTAGAAAAAATGCAGCTAGATACGCGCTGTGCGGTTTTGGTTTGTCCTGATGATGTGTCACGCCCTAAACCTGACCCAGAGCCTATGTATGCGGCGCTAGAGAAGCTTGGTATCCCTCGCGGTGCTGCTGCAAGTGTGATTTATGTTGGCGATCATATCCGTGATATCGAAGCTGGTAATGCCGCTGGTATGCCGACGATTTTGGCCGCTTATGGTTACATTCCGCCTGAAGATCAAAACAACCTGAAGAAATGGGGCGCAGATTATATTACGGAAACCCCTGAGCAGTTGAGTAAACTACTGCTTTCTTCTGGTAAATTCGACTATTTATAA
- a CDS encoding YciK family oxidoreductase — translation MSDNINPLANQSANHPADNIANNIASQQTELQSSATELTHGNIRDFVPSENCLDGKTILVTGAGDGIGRVAALTYARYGATVLLLGRTSSKLEYVYDEIESFGGKQPAMLPMNLEGATYAEMQKLENLIHREVGQLDGILHNAGMLGPLTPLEMYDVDMFAQVMKINFTATFMLTQALLPLLKDAPHGSIVFTSSSVGTHPRAFWGAYALSKQAVEGMSDIFTQETQNTTNLRFNCINPGGTRTNMRAHAYPGENPMSLKTPEDIMAGYVCLMSDESIGVRGQVVELQPKD, via the coding sequence ATGAGTGACAATATCAACCCATTAGCGAATCAGTCGGCAAACCATCCAGCCGACAATATAGCCAATAATATTGCAAGCCAGCAGACTGAATTGCAATCGTCTGCAACCGAATTAACCCACGGGAATATTCGTGACTTTGTACCCTCTGAAAACTGCTTAGATGGCAAGACCATTTTAGTCACAGGCGCAGGTGATGGCATTGGTCGGGTCGCTGCATTGACCTATGCACGCTATGGCGCAACGGTGCTGCTATTAGGACGTACCAGTAGCAAGCTTGAATATGTTTATGATGAAATCGAGAGCTTTGGTGGTAAGCAACCTGCTATGTTACCGATGAATCTAGAAGGGGCGACTTATGCAGAAATGCAAAAGCTAGAAAATTTGATTCATAGAGAAGTTGGTCAGCTAGATGGGATATTGCATAATGCTGGGATGCTTGGTCCATTGACGCCACTTGAGATGTACGATGTAGATATGTTTGCTCAAGTCATGAAGATTAACTTCACAGCGACCTTTATGCTTACCCAAGCGCTACTGCCGTTACTCAAAGATGCACCGCATGGTTCTATCGTATTTACATCTAGCAGCGTTGGTACGCATCCTCGCGCATTTTGGGGTGCTTACGCGCTGTCTAAGCAAGCGGTAGAAGGAATGAGCGATATCTTTACCCAAGAGACGCAAAACACCACCAATCTGCGTTTTAACTGTATCAATCCGGGTGGTACTCGCACCAATATGCGTGCTCACGCTTATCCAGGTGAAAATCCGATGAGTCTGAAAACTCCTGAAGATATTATGGCAGGTTATGTGTGCTTGATGAGTGATGAGAGTATCGGGGTACGTGGACAAGTGGTTGAGTTACAACCCAAGGATTGA
- a CDS encoding DksA/TraR family C4-type zinc finger protein, with protein MAGGWSRDGAEHEQMDATVNDALERARRALPTGKSAEFCDECGKAIPEARRIAVPGVQHCVGCQSELEQEAKAAELFNRRGSKDSQLR; from the coding sequence ATGGCAGGTGGTTGGTCAAGAGATGGTGCTGAGCATGAGCAAATGGATGCGACCGTTAACGATGCGCTAGAGCGCGCACGCCGTGCATTACCGACAGGTAAAAGTGCAGAGTTTTGTGATGAATGTGGTAAGGCGATTCCAGAAGCTCGCCGTATCGCAGTACCGGGTGTGCAGCATTGTGTTGGCTGTCAATCTGAGCTTGAGCAAGAAGCAAAAGCTGCGGAATTGTTTAATCGCCGTGGCAGTAAAGACAGTCAGTTACGCTAA
- a CDS encoding CobW family GTP-binding protein: MGNPINTTGATLKSSIIHQNIPCTLVTGFLGSGKTTLINQLIADKSTDERWALLINEFGRIGIDAALVSSSQDSDSAQNNIAIREVSGGCICCTSQLPLQIAISRLLSDHHPQRLLIEPTGLAHPRELIRQLSAPHWQTALKMQAVITVLNALQWQREKYRAHEGFQAHIRDADVLVINRYAQLSTDDKQALQDWVAELNAQITIIWAESDDQTTINDISTSNDYSAVLSTQLTKPSQTISQQRTVNIAQPKKSVISLQPLSHSLSNKSLFNPSTNDNNIQADKDIELPYRYHEIQQDIVVAGWRLPADYILNADKLQDWLLTLPNWQRIKGVLHTSNGWLQINFTPDSLSTKTVSVQADSRLEIILQTSTGQEDAIEVKLDWEAYDHELMALIL, encoded by the coding sequence TTATTAACCAATTGATTGCCGATAAATCCACTGATGAGCGTTGGGCATTATTGATTAACGAGTTTGGTCGGATTGGTATCGATGCAGCCTTGGTTTCAAGCTCACAAGATAGCGATTCCGCTCAAAATAATATCGCCATTCGTGAAGTTAGCGGCGGCTGTATTTGTTGTACCAGCCAGTTACCTCTACAAATCGCTATTAGTCGCCTGCTCAGTGACCATCATCCGCAACGTCTGCTTATTGAGCCAACAGGGCTTGCTCATCCACGTGAGCTTATACGGCAGCTTAGCGCGCCGCATTGGCAGACGGCTCTAAAGATGCAAGCGGTCATAACTGTACTTAACGCTTTGCAGTGGCAACGAGAAAAATATCGTGCTCACGAAGGGTTCCAAGCGCATATTCGTGATGCCGATGTCTTGGTCATTAATCGCTATGCCCAATTAAGTACTGACGATAAGCAAGCATTACAAGATTGGGTAGCAGAGTTAAATGCGCAAATTACTATTATTTGGGCAGAATCTGATGATCAGACCACAATTAACGATATAAGCACATCAAATGACTATTCAGCAGTGTTAAGCACGCAGCTGACCAAGCCTAGCCAGACTATCTCACAACAGCGGACAGTTAATATTGCTCAGCCGAAAAAATCTGTGATTAGCTTGCAGCCGCTGAGTCATTCATTATCGAATAAGTCATTATTCAACCCTTCCACAAACGATAATAATATTCAGGCAGACAAAGACATCGAGCTGCCCTATCGTTATCATGAAATACAGCAAGATATCGTGGTTGCAGGTTGGCGACTACCAGCGGACTATATATTAAATGCTGATAAGTTACAGGATTGGCTGCTAACGCTACCAAACTGGCAACGCATCAAAGGCGTATTGCATACGTCTAATGGCTGGCTACAAATCAATTTTACGCCTGATAGCTTGTCTACAAAGACAGTGAGCGTACAAGCCGACAGCCGACTAGAAATTATTTTGCAAACAAGTACTGGGCAAGAAGATGCGATAGAAGTTAAGCTAGATTGGGAAGCCTATGACCATGAACTCATGGCGTTGATACTATAG